One region of Syntrophorhabdaceae bacterium genomic DNA includes:
- a CDS encoding ABC transporter permease translates to MIENESGLELVQKDRKTLAVRLSGAWKLGNRLPSSAAIDSELEKNPGIGVIIFETEDLRGWDSALLTFLIKVANICDRKEKSLERDGLPEGVQRLLSLATAVPERKGLKNSVTMSLLAGLGSAAANFWGAFLGMMTFIGETALAFFKMITGKARFRRSDFFVTLQECGADALPIVSLISILVGLILAFVGSIQLKMFGAQIYIADLVGIAMTRAMGAIMTGIIMAGRTGASFAARIGTMQVNEEIDALRTAGISPMEFLVLPRIIALAVMMPLLTLYSDLMGILGGLIVSVAGFDISLTEYFNETRSSVNLTNILIGLFSSLVFGILIALAGCLRGMQCGRSASAVGDATTSAVVTGIVSIIVATAVITVICNFLGL, encoded by the coding sequence ATGATAGAGAACGAGAGCGGATTAGAACTTGTACAAAAGGACCGAAAAACGCTTGCGGTACGTCTTTCGGGTGCGTGGAAGCTCGGCAACCGCCTTCCTTCCTCGGCAGCTATCGACTCGGAGTTGGAGAAGAACCCGGGCATAGGCGTAATTATCTTTGAAACCGAGGACCTCAGGGGTTGGGACAGCGCCCTTCTCACCTTTCTTATAAAGGTAGCCAATATATGCGACCGAAAAGAAAAGAGCCTGGAGAGGGATGGACTTCCCGAAGGGGTCCAGCGTCTGCTCAGTCTTGCCACGGCGGTCCCGGAGCGAAAGGGGCTGAAAAACAGTGTCACGATGTCGCTCCTCGCAGGATTGGGCAGCGCCGCGGCGAACTTCTGGGGTGCCTTTCTGGGCATGATGACCTTTATCGGAGAGACTGCTCTTGCCTTTTTTAAAATGATTACGGGCAAAGCCCGTTTCAGGCGCTCCGATTTCTTTGTCACCCTCCAGGAATGCGGGGCCGACGCCCTGCCTATAGTCTCTCTGATCAGCATACTGGTCGGTCTTATACTCGCCTTCGTCGGCTCTATCCAGCTTAAAATGTTCGGCGCCCAAATCTATATTGCCGATCTTGTGGGTATTGCAATGACGCGCGCCATGGGGGCCATCATGACGGGGATCATCATGGCCGGCAGAACGGGGGCATCCTTTGCCGCCCGCATCGGAACCATGCAGGTCAATGAAGAGATCGACGCCTTGCGGACCGCGGGTATATCGCCCATGGAATTTCTGGTCCTCCCGAGAATTATCGCCCTGGCGGTGATGATGCCCCTTCTTACCCTCTATTCCGACCTTATGGGGATCTTGGGAGGTTTGATCGTAAGCGTGGCAGGATTCGATATCTCTCTCACGGAGTACTTCAACGAGACCAGAAGCTCGGTCAACCTCACGAATATTCTGATCGGTCTCTTTAGCAGCCTCGTGTTCGGGATTCTCATCGCTCTTGCCGGCTGCTTGAGGGGCATGCAATGCGGAAGGAGCGCATCCGCGGTCGGAGATGCCACCACCTCGGCCGTGGTCACCGGTATTGTATCCATTATTGTCGCCACGGCGGTAATTACGGTAATCTGCAATTTTCTGGGATTATGA